The DNA sequence TTTGGTCTTCTGATGATGCTGACTGCGAACCTGTTTCAGAGAACTCTGTTCGAGGTTGTATTTCAGGTAAGACGATTTCAACAGGTTCAGGAAGCTGCGATACGGTAAAGCTTCTGAGGTCAACAACGATCTGAAGATCCAAATCTTTGAAGACACTATATGTGCCCTGAGCTTCCTGTTTCATCTCATCACGTACAGCCTGTTCAGCAGCACGTTTTTCCTGAACGCTTCGACTGTTCCATTTGGCACGATGAATACGTTGCATTGCCGGGCGGCTGGTTGCTGTTGCTTTGGCAAGCCATAGTGCTTTTTCTTCTGCATCCAAGGTAATAGCAGCATGTTCGAGTGCTTCATTATGTTGAGCCTCAATAGAACGATGATCAATACGTTCTGACACGCCGGAAGCTTCAAGGTAGCGGTTGGCAAGAGCAGACCACGCTTCACGCCACAGGATTACGTTTTTCTTGTCGTTCCAGCTTCTTTCTTTTTTACCAAAGCCATCAGCGGTGATCGGTTTTAATGTCAACATCACATGTGCATGGGGATTATTACCATCAAGATCGTGGAAAGCGATATCGGCAATCATCCCTTTATCAACGAAATTCTTCTGGCAGTATTCAACGACCAGTTTTATCTTTTCTTCATTATTCAGTTCACAGGGAATAGCCACATCAAAATAACGGGCTGTTTGACCATCTTTCTGACGCTCAACCCTTTCAACTTCATTCCACAAGGAGCTTGAGTTTTCGACAATATGAGCAGGTGCTGAAACAGGCGCTAATATCAGATGATGGAATAAATCTGTTCGGTGGCTGAAATCATAAGTATTGCCAGTGCGATCATCTGTTATTCTTGACCTGTTATGATAGGCTGCCTTCCTGCAGGAAGACATACCCTCAGAACGTTTCACAATTTTAAACTCCAGATGAAATATCGCCATATAATAAAAGACCTCAATATAAAATAAAACCAAAATATAAAACGCAACGATAACTATGCTGCCGTTAGTTTTTCGCAAGAAAAACTTCGGGGTTGACGTTGACGTTGTTTCCGAAGGAAACGGTGTTAGCCTGCGGCAGGCAACCGTCGGTAGACCCCACACACTGCGTAGCAGTGTATAAGTGGGCATTGTCTTATTAAAAATAGAGACAATGTAAAAGCCTCCCTACTTAATTAATACGAAATATATGAATGCCTGTAAAACAAAACGCCGAATTAAGCGGCGCA is a window from the Dickeya lacustris genome containing:
- the mobQ gene encoding MobQ family relaxase; its protein translation is MAIFHLEFKIVKRSEGMSSCRKAAYHNRSRITDDRTGNTYDFSHRTDLFHHLILAPVSAPAHIVENSSSLWNEVERVERQKDGQTARYFDVAIPCELNNEEKIKLVVEYCQKNFVDKGMIADIAFHDLDGNNPHAHVMLTLKPITADGFGKKERSWNDKKNVILWREAWSALANRYLEASGVSERIDHRSIEAQHNEALEHAAITLDAEEKALWLAKATATSRPAMQRIHRAKWNSRSVQEKRAAEQAVRDEMKQEAQGTYSVFKDLDLQIVVDLRSFTVSQLPEPVEIVLPEIQPRTEFSETGSQSASSEDQKPVLVAPAPHTRTKLKTPSSSTARAVKRAPVKSKRKQVKPRQDGIFKRFTLLVVEYIREKFVWARKKPAPVSVEADHDKRIAENYVFDEVQGIYIPRAEYERRARFNSDTYSPTPDEIRRFPSRPVKSVQPDDDLDYIPTLSSGKKPLLPKLRPHNYHNE